In Bosea vestrisii, the following are encoded in one genomic region:
- a CDS encoding FGGY-family carbohydrate kinase, protein MTELLLGLDAGNTVVKAVLFDRSGRVVGKAARDGRSSKPEPGHVEREIGELWDNAGEVIAACLRDAGAKGSDVAAIGTAGHGNGLYLLDKQGGPLLGIQSLDTRAAELAAEWRADGTADTLYPLCLQKPWPSQTATLLAWVKRNRPEIYERAGTAFLCKDALTFMLTGQRVSDYSDMSGCGLMRLPERDYDTELLAAYGLTDARARLPPLVQSDAVAGTVTEEAARRTGLAVGTPVAAGFFDIIASSVGAGAAEPGQAAIVVGTWGINQIILDRPLVDERIFHACTWRPDRYVAVESSATSAVNLEWFVHEILGDHGPEAFARCNELVASVQPSADSPLFHPFLYGSGPEPMARAAFLGVAGWHGRAEMLHALYEGVVFEHRRHIDRLRANGVSFDRAVLSGGGSRSTAWCQMFADGIGVPVTVAECEETGALGAAIAAGVAAGLFRDIEAGVAQMVRPKRSFVPICQDRTLSDARYRLYADLATTLAAQWQRYRSEVA, encoded by the coding sequence ATGACCGAGCTGCTTCTCGGCCTCGATGCCGGCAACACCGTCGTCAAGGCGGTGCTGTTCGATCGAAGCGGCAGGGTCGTTGGCAAGGCGGCGCGCGATGGCCGTTCGAGCAAGCCTGAGCCCGGCCATGTCGAGCGCGAGATCGGCGAACTCTGGGACAATGCCGGCGAGGTGATCGCCGCCTGCCTGCGCGATGCCGGGGCAAAGGGCAGCGATGTCGCGGCCATCGGTACGGCCGGCCATGGCAACGGCCTTTATCTGCTCGACAAGCAAGGCGGCCCGCTGCTCGGCATCCAGTCGCTCGACACGCGCGCCGCCGAACTCGCGGCCGAGTGGCGGGCAGATGGCACTGCCGACACGCTCTATCCGCTCTGCCTGCAGAAGCCCTGGCCCTCGCAGACGGCGACGCTGCTCGCCTGGGTCAAGCGCAACCGGCCGGAGATCTATGAGCGGGCCGGCACCGCCTTCCTGTGCAAGGATGCGCTGACCTTCATGCTCACCGGCCAGCGGGTAAGCGACTATTCCGACATGAGCGGTTGCGGGCTGATGCGCCTGCCTGAGCGCGATTACGACACCGAGCTGCTCGCGGCCTATGGTCTCACCGATGCGCGGGCGCGGCTGCCCCCGCTGGTGCAATCCGATGCTGTCGCCGGGACGGTGACGGAGGAAGCAGCCCGGCGCACGGGACTTGCCGTCGGCACGCCGGTCGCCGCCGGCTTCTTCGACATCATCGCAAGTTCCGTCGGCGCCGGGGCGGCCGAACCGGGGCAGGCCGCGATCGTGGTCGGGACCTGGGGCATCAATCAGATCATTCTCGACCGGCCGCTGGTCGACGAGCGCATCTTCCATGCCTGCACCTGGCGACCGGACCGCTATGTCGCGGTCGAGTCCAGCGCGACCTCGGCGGTCAATCTCGAATGGTTCGTGCATGAGATTCTGGGCGATCATGGCCCCGAAGCCTTCGCGCGCTGCAACGAGCTCGTCGCCTCGGTGCAGCCGAGCGCCGACAGCCCGCTGTTCCACCCCTTCCTCTACGGCTCCGGGCCTGAGCCCATGGCGCGTGCCGCCTTCCTCGGCGTCGCCGGCTGGCATGGTCGGGCCGAGATGCTGCATGCGCTCTATGAAGGCGTCGTCTTCGAGCATCGCCGCCATATCGATCGCTTGCGCGCCAACGGGGTGAGCTTCGACCGCGCGGTCCTGTCGGGTGGCGGCTCGCGCAGCACGGCCTGGTGTCAGATGTTCGCCGACGGCATCGGCGTGCCGGTCACGGTCGCTGAATGCGAGGAGACCGGGGCGCTCGGCGCCGCCATCGCCGCCGGCGTCGCGGCCGGGCTGTTCCGGGATATCGAGGCCGGCGTCGCGCAGATGGTCAGGCCGAAGCGCAGCTTCGTGCCGATCTGCCAAGACCGGACCTTGAGCGATGCGCGCTACCGGCTCTACGCCGATCTTGCTACGACTCTGGCAGCACAGTGGCAGCGTTATCGATCGGAGGTCGCGTGA
- a CDS encoding class I fructose-bisphosphate aldolase: MYDSKKARMNRLFHNGRCLDVAIDHGVCNEPSFLGGLEDMGGIVDVLAQAGPDAIQMNYGQADLLQGRPGKNKPALVMRIDMGNPYNALRHREMWAVLQNAHDPVVPALKLDAACVVVNLFMLPDEPALFRQCVENIARVRQDCERYGMPLMIEPLVMQPNSGRGGYLVDGDAEKIVTLVRLAREMGADIIKADPTSDPADFGRVVEAARCPVLVRGGGKADLRQVFANSYALMRQGAHGMVYGRNIYQHASPSRVVRALMAMIHDGIDDKAAWRLYEDGE, from the coding sequence ATGTACGATTCGAAGAAGGCCCGCATGAACCGGCTGTTCCACAACGGCAGATGTCTTGATGTCGCGATCGACCACGGCGTCTGCAACGAGCCGTCCTTCCTCGGCGGGCTCGAGGATATGGGCGGGATCGTCGACGTGCTGGCGCAGGCCGGACCGGATGCGATCCAGATGAATTACGGCCAGGCCGACCTGCTGCAGGGACGGCCCGGCAAGAACAAGCCGGCGTTGGTCATGCGCATCGACATGGGCAATCCCTATAATGCGCTGCGCCATCGCGAGATGTGGGCGGTGCTGCAGAACGCGCATGATCCGGTCGTGCCGGCCCTGAAGCTCGACGCCGCCTGCGTCGTGGTCAACCTGTTCATGCTGCCGGACGAGCCGGCGCTGTTCCGGCAATGCGTCGAGAACATCGCCCGGGTCCGGCAGGATTGCGAGCGCTATGGCATGCCGCTGATGATCGAGCCCCTGGTGATGCAGCCCAATAGCGGGCGCGGCGGCTATCTCGTCGATGGCGATGCCGAGAAAATCGTCACGCTGGTGCGCCTCGCCCGCGAGATGGGCGCCGACATCATCAAGGCCGATCCGACCAGCGACCCGGCCGATTTCGGCCGCGTCGTCGAGGCGGCGCGCTGCCCGGTCCTGGTCCGCGGCGGCGGAAAGGCCGATCTACGCCAGGTCTTCGCCAACTCCTATGCGCTGATGCGGCAGGGCGCGCATGGCATGGTCTATGGCCGCAACATCTATCAGCATGCCTCGCCGAGCCGGGTCGTCAGGGCACTGATGGCGATGATCCATGACGGCATCGACGACAAGGCCGCCTGGCGGCTCTATGAGGACGGCGAATGA
- a CDS encoding ABC transporter permease has product MREFGLVLIILALCVAMSFASPYFLSWGNFRAMLMSFSIEGIVVVGMTVLLIVGAIDLSVGSVVCFAMVVAGTAFLAGIDPWTASLAGIVACALIGVAMASFVTLIGLHSFIVSLAFMVIVRGLCLAITDGRPLSLFSLPPGFKFIGQGTVPLDLRSLGFAQVYDVPVVILIFLAVVVVFDLLLRKATVFRKVFYTGSNEKAAQYSGIRTNRVKFFCIVLCSGLSGVAGVLYMARFGAAPPTFGVGMELNIIAAAVIGGASLKGGSGTILGAILGIALLSVVSSSLTLLDVPPVWQDVIRGMILLAAVTIDHLLHTRKRARGAVRAG; this is encoded by the coding sequence ATGCGCGAATTCGGCCTGGTGCTGATCATCCTGGCGCTCTGCGTCGCGATGAGCTTCGCCTCGCCCTATTTCCTGAGCTGGGGGAACTTCCGGGCGATGCTGATGTCCTTCTCGATCGAGGGCATCGTCGTGGTCGGCATGACGGTCCTGCTGATCGTCGGCGCGATCGATCTCTCGGTCGGCTCGGTCGTCTGCTTTGCCATGGTGGTCGCCGGCACCGCGTTCCTCGCCGGCATCGATCCCTGGACGGCGAGCCTCGCCGGCATTGTCGCCTGCGCCCTGATCGGCGTGGCGATGGCTTCCTTCGTCACGCTGATCGGGCTGCACTCCTTCATCGTCTCGCTCGCCTTCATGGTGATCGTGCGGGGCTTGTGCCTCGCCATCACCGACGGCAGACCTTTATCGCTGTTCTCCCTGCCGCCGGGCTTCAAGTTCATCGGCCAGGGCACGGTACCGCTCGACCTGCGCTCCCTCGGCTTCGCCCAGGTCTACGACGTGCCGGTCGTCATCCTGATCTTCCTCGCCGTGGTCGTGGTCTTCGACCTGCTGCTGCGCAAGGCGACCGTGTTCAGGAAGGTGTTCTACACCGGCAGCAACGAGAAGGCGGCGCAGTATTCGGGCATCCGCACCAACCGGGTGAAGTTCTTCTGCATCGTGCTGTGCTCAGGCCTTTCCGGCGTCGCCGGGGTCCTCTACATGGCACGCTTCGGCGCTGCGCCGCCGACCTTCGGCGTCGGCATGGAGCTCAACATCATCGCCGCGGCGGTGATCGGCGGCGCCAGCCTCAAGGGCGGTTCCGGTACCATTCTCGGCGCGATCCTCGGCATCGCGCTGCTCTCGGTGGTCTCGAGCTCGCTGACCCTGCTCGACGTGCCGCCGGTCTGGCAGGACGTGATCCGCGGGATGATCCTGCTCGCGGCGGTCACGATCGACCACCTGCTCCATACCCGCAAGCGCGCTCGCGGCGCCGTCCGCGCCGGCTGA
- a CDS encoding sugar ABC transporter ATP-binding protein: MQPLALEVRSVSKNFGPVRALDGVSFSLRKGEVHALMGENGAGKSTLMNIIDGILRPDGGEILVDGRPVEIASPQKAHELGIGLVHQEIALCPDITVAENISMAATNSRRAWLMDYRDLRRRADQVLASLAEIDPQALVGELSISEQQIVEIAKALALDCSILILDEPTAALTEREAGKLFGIIAQLKARGISIIYISHRMAEVFAHCDRISVLRDGRYICTEEVATTTQEEIVRRMVGRHLGDIFPPKNPGSATAPVLMSVGGLSDGDRVRDVSFELRRGEVLGIAGLIGAGRTEIALGICGLSRLTAGKIVFEGSEVTPKSYAQSIANGIVYLSEDRKGAGVFVDLPIAMNISALDIHRVSAAGFVSRAKEQAQAKSLADQLRLKRGSLDDAASTLSGGNQQKVALAKLLSVNPKAIILDEPTRGVDVGAKAEIHRILRELASGGTGIIAISSELPELIGLCDRVLVVHEGRVAGEVSGEDLNEETIMRLASGLTIATCPLHPCGGRVREGGSQL; this comes from the coding sequence ATGCAGCCTCTCGCTCTCGAAGTCCGCAGCGTCAGCAAGAATTTCGGCCCGGTGCGTGCGCTCGACGGCGTCAGCTTCTCGCTACGCAAGGGCGAGGTGCATGCGCTGATGGGCGAGAACGGCGCCGGCAAGTCGACGCTGATGAATATTATCGACGGCATCCTGAGACCCGACGGAGGCGAGATCCTCGTCGATGGCCGCCCCGTCGAGATCGCCTCGCCGCAGAAGGCGCATGAGCTCGGCATCGGGCTGGTGCATCAGGAGATCGCGCTCTGCCCGGACATCACGGTCGCCGAGAACATCTCGATGGCGGCGACCAACAGCCGGCGCGCCTGGCTGATGGATTATCGCGATTTGCGCCGCCGGGCCGACCAGGTCCTCGCCTCGCTCGCTGAGATCGATCCGCAGGCGCTGGTCGGCGAGCTCTCGATCTCGGAGCAGCAGATCGTCGAGATCGCCAAGGCGCTGGCGCTCGACTGCTCGATCCTGATCCTGGACGAGCCGACCGCGGCGCTGACCGAGCGCGAAGCCGGCAAATTGTTCGGGATCATCGCGCAGCTCAAGGCGCGCGGCATCAGCATCATCTATATCAGCCACCGCATGGCCGAGGTCTTCGCCCATTGCGACCGGATCAGCGTGCTCCGCGACGGGCGCTATATCTGCACCGAAGAGGTCGCGACCACCACGCAGGAGGAGATCGTCCGGCGCATGGTCGGTCGGCATCTCGGCGACATCTTCCCGCCGAAGAATCCCGGCAGCGCCACGGCGCCGGTCCTGATGTCGGTCGGCGGTCTCAGTGACGGCGACCGCGTCCGCGACGTCTCCTTCGAATTGCGCCGCGGCGAGGTCCTCGGCATCGCCGGCCTGATCGGCGCTGGCCGGACCGAGATCGCGCTTGGCATCTGCGGCCTCAGCCGGCTGACCGCGGGCAAGATCGTGTTCGAGGGCAGCGAGGTGACGCCGAAGAGCTATGCGCAAAGCATCGCCAACGGCATCGTCTACCTCTCCGAGGATCGCAAGGGTGCCGGCGTCTTCGTCGACCTGCCGATCGCGATGAACATCTCGGCACTGGACATCCACCGCGTCTCGGCTGCCGGCTTCGTCAGCCGGGCCAAGGAACAGGCGCAGGCGAAGAGCCTCGCCGACCAGCTCCGCCTGAAGCGCGGCTCGCTCGACGATGCCGCATCGACCCTATCCGGTGGCAACCAGCAGAAGGTCGCGCTCGCCAAGCTGCTCTCGGTCAACCCGAAGGCGATCATCCTGGACGAGCCGACGCGCGGCGTCGATGTCGGCGCCAAGGCCGAGATCCACCGCATCCTGCGCGAGCTCGCCAGCGGCGGCACCGGCATCATCGCGATCTCGTCGGAGCTGCCGGAGCTGATCGGCCTGTGCGATCGCGTTCTCGTCGTGCACGAGGGCAGGGTCGCAGGCGAGGTTTCGGGCGAGGATCTCAACGAGGAAACGATCATGCGGCTCGCCTCCGGGCTTACGATCGCGACCTGTCCTCTCCACCCTTGTGGGGGGAGAGTTAGAGAGGGGGGTAGTCAGCTGTGA
- a CDS encoding aldo/keto reductase, which translates to MGINQQLRPMGTSAVSASAVGLGTWAMGGWMWGGTDEAKAVEAIRASLDAGVSLIDTAPAYGLGKSEEIVGEAIAGRRSEVVLATKCGLVWHTDKGNHFFDEHGQRVHRHLGRDSILHELEQSLRRLRTDYIDLYITHWQDPTTPVAETMATLLELKRQGTIRAIGVSNVSPEELKAYLAIGPVDAIQERYNMLDREIETTLLPICRAHDVATLSYSSLALGLLSGKIGPERVFSGDDLRKDDPRFSPESLKRIAAFLAEIRPIAEANDATLAQLVIAWTIAQPGITYALCGARDRTQAVENAGAGRIALSAAELRRIGEAIVRHLGKTA; encoded by the coding sequence ATGGGAATTAACCAGCAACTGCGCCCGATGGGCACAAGCGCGGTAAGCGCGAGCGCCGTCGGTCTCGGCACCTGGGCGATGGGCGGCTGGATGTGGGGTGGCACCGACGAGGCCAAGGCGGTCGAGGCGATCCGCGCCTCGCTCGATGCCGGGGTCAGCCTGATCGACACCGCGCCGGCCTACGGTCTCGGCAAATCCGAGGAGATCGTAGGTGAGGCCATTGCCGGCCGACGTTCCGAGGTGGTTCTGGCGACGAAATGCGGCCTCGTCTGGCATACCGACAAGGGCAACCATTTCTTCGACGAGCATGGCCAGCGCGTCCATCGCCATCTCGGGCGCGATTCGATCCTGCATGAGCTCGAGCAGAGCCTGCGCCGCCTGCGCACCGACTATATCGACCTCTACATCACCCATTGGCAGGACCCGACGACGCCGGTCGCCGAGACCATGGCCACGCTGCTGGAGCTGAAGCGGCAGGGCACGATCCGGGCGATCGGGGTAAGCAATGTCAGTCCCGAGGAGCTCAAGGCCTATCTCGCCATCGGCCCGGTCGATGCCATCCAGGAGCGCTACAACATGCTCGATCGCGAGATCGAGACGACGCTGCTGCCGATCTGCCGGGCGCATGATGTTGCGACGCTGAGCTACTCCTCGCTGGCGCTCGGCCTGCTCTCCGGCAAGATCGGTCCGGAGCGGGTCTTCTCCGGCGACGACCTGCGCAAGGACGATCCGCGCTTTTCGCCTGAGAGCCTGAAGCGCATCGCCGCTTTCCTTGCAGAGATCCGTCCGATCGCCGAAGCCAATGACGCCACCCTCGCGCAACTGGTGATCGCCTGGACCATCGCCCAGCCTGGCATCACCTACGCGCTGTGCGGCGCCCGCGACCGGACGCAGGCCGTCGAGAACGCTGGCGCCGGCAGGATCGCATTGTCGGCCGCGGAACTGCGGCGCATCGGCGAGGCGATCGTGCGGCACCTCGGCAAGACAGCCTGA
- a CDS encoding sugar-binding transcriptional regulator, with translation MASHSNDDFERLRKIHRVLVMHYVEGLSQAEIAKRTGLSHPTVNRLVKEGHERGYVQISVRSPLQSLFALEGELAAAGALKEAIVTPTVSDQEEVNLTTVGRAAAEHLLSNLKDGDTICVSGGRGVDAMIQALAPNRAYDVTVVPATGGIQGEYFTDVNHLAAQLAHKLQGKAFQIHAPVFAASREERDVLLSLQSVREVLARARDAAIAVTGIGSVLADRSTYLSLRATGPGTESELSRLGAAGELVAHLLDRRGRLCDYPLNERVIGLTLDELKAIPLAIGVCAGARKAAPAASVLRGGFLDVLATDEATGNAILDVLKDETNGN, from the coding sequence ATGGCCTCCCATTCCAACGACGATTTCGAGCGGCTGCGGAAGATCCACCGCGTGCTGGTGATGCATTACGTGGAGGGCCTCAGCCAGGCCGAGATCGCCAAGCGCACCGGCCTCTCGCATCCGACGGTCAACCGGCTGGTCAAGGAGGGGCATGAGCGCGGCTATGTGCAGATCTCGGTGCGCTCGCCGCTGCAATCGCTGTTCGCGCTCGAAGGTGAGCTTGCGGCAGCGGGCGCGCTGAAGGAGGCGATCGTCACGCCGACGGTCTCGGATCAGGAAGAGGTCAACCTGACCACGGTGGGCCGGGCGGCGGCCGAACACCTGCTGTCGAACCTCAAGGACGGTGACACGATTTGCGTTTCCGGTGGACGCGGCGTCGATGCGATGATCCAGGCGCTGGCGCCGAACCGGGCCTATGACGTCACCGTCGTCCCCGCGACCGGCGGCATCCAGGGCGAATACTTCACCGATGTGAACCATCTGGCGGCGCAGCTCGCCCACAAGCTCCAGGGCAAGGCCTTCCAGATCCATGCCCCGGTCTTCGCTGCCTCGCGCGAGGAGCGCGACGTCTTGCTCTCGCTGCAGTCGGTGCGCGAGGTCCTGGCTCGGGCGCGCGACGCCGCGATCGCTGTGACCGGGATCGGCTCGGTCCTGGCCGACCGCTCGACCTATCTCAGCCTGCGCGCCACCGGTCCCGGCACCGAGAGCGAATTGTCGCGGCTGGGTGCGGCCGGCGAGCTCGTCGCGCATCTGCTCGATCGCCGCGGCCGGCTCTGCGACTACCCGCTCAACGAGCGCGTGATCGGACTGACGCTGGACGAGCTCAAGGCGATCCCGCTGGCGATCGGCGTCTGCGCCGGGGCCCGCAAGGCGGCGCCGGCCGCCAGCGTCCTGCGCGGCGGTTTTCTCGACGTGCTGGCGACCGACGAAGCGACCGGCAACGCGATCCTCGACGTATTGAAGGACGAAACCAATGGGAATTAA
- a CDS encoding substrate-binding domain-containing protein: protein MNVMVSGVEYWFPVYEMFKQAAQSLGCKTAYTGTPEYDVTKQIASFDQILAKKPAGILVHPMNSDPFIEPINRATASGVPVVTFAADSPNSKRVSYVTSDNDREGSYAADVIAKAMGGKGEYGILENPGQDNHDRRVAAFVKRMGEKHPGIKLVARAPSNQDPTKAYNAALSMAQANPNLGALFMPEANSALGAAQAAQELGGKIKVMNADVNGKILDMIKSGQVFGAINPNQGMQGYMGFMLLFMAAHPELIDPMNDYKRSGFNPMGVPFVDNGFAVVTKDNADDFYWDAYLKRRGTKGIKE, encoded by the coding sequence ATGAACGTGATGGTCTCGGGGGTGGAATACTGGTTCCCCGTCTACGAGATGTTCAAGCAGGCGGCGCAGTCGCTCGGCTGCAAGACCGCCTACACCGGCACGCCGGAATACGACGTCACCAAGCAGATCGCGAGCTTCGACCAGATCCTGGCGAAGAAGCCGGCCGGCATCCTGGTCCACCCGATGAACTCGGACCCGTTCATCGAGCCGATCAACCGGGCGACCGCATCCGGCGTTCCGGTCGTGACCTTCGCGGCCGACTCGCCGAACAGCAAGCGCGTCTCCTACGTCACCTCCGACAATGATCGCGAGGGCTCCTATGCCGCCGACGTGATCGCCAAGGCGATGGGCGGCAAGGGCGAGTACGGCATTCTCGAGAACCCCGGCCAGGACAATCACGACCGGCGCGTCGCCGCCTTCGTCAAGCGGATGGGCGAGAAGCATCCGGGGATCAAGCTGGTCGCCCGCGCTCCTTCGAACCAGGATCCGACCAAGGCTTACAACGCCGCGCTGAGCATGGCGCAGGCCAATCCCAATCTCGGCGCGCTGTTCATGCCGGAGGCCAATTCCGCCCTCGGCGCGGCGCAGGCGGCGCAGGAGCTCGGCGGCAAGATCAAGGTCATGAACGCCGACGTGAACGGCAAGATCCTCGACATGATCAAGAGCGGCCAGGTCTTCGGCGCGATCAACCCGAACCAGGGCATGCAGGGCTATATGGGCTTCATGCTGCTGTTCATGGCGGCCCATCCCGAGCTGATCGACCCTATGAACGATTACAAGCGCTCGGGCTTCAACCCGATGGGCGTGCCCTTCGTCGACAACGGCTTTGCGGTGGTTACCAAGGACAATGCCGACGACTTCTACTGGGACGCCTATCTGAAGCGTCGTGGCACCAAGGGCATCAAGGAATAA
- a CDS encoding glycerol-3-phosphate dehydrogenase/oxidase — translation MAQDRAERIDALRRKGRVQVLVIGGGINGISTFRELALNGVDVVLVERGDFMSGASSAPSRMIHGGLRYMENGEFALVRESLRERNLLLANAPHLVSPLPTLIPVVDRFSGLVGAVRRFLGGKETAGARGALIIKLGLCLYDLYAGRASGVPRHSFFGGRETRRRWPALRSDIVGSALYYDARISHPERLGVELILNSEQGSPKALALNHLGLVGLEPGGAVLEDSLTGERFTLDAEIIVNATGAWIDLTNQELAGKAPRLIGGTKGSHLVIANRKLYEAIGETMIYFANREGRVCILFRHLGQVLAGSTDISVETPDGVRCEPDEAAYILASIAEVFPDIPIAPDELIYRFSGVRPLPRSDHSLTASISRDHSCEWLDPAASAAQPVLNLVGGKWTTFRAFGAAAADMVLTKLGLPRRMATEHSAIGGGRDYPASERRQAWIEGLAEATGRARETAERLLARYGTRAVEYAHTLAGGGDEALLSLPAYGRGEIAWIIEEEHPETLADLVLRRLTIAFTGELSHAAVLELSKVMAAARNWDERRRAAECAALFAELNTNHGVSEAMLRRRDTDQGNSDVRFEEGPHEPAVPQRQMS, via the coding sequence ATGGCCCAGGATCGTGCAGAGCGGATCGATGCCTTGCGTCGCAAGGGGCGGGTGCAGGTGCTCGTCATCGGCGGTGGCATCAATGGCATCAGCACCTTCCGCGAGCTTGCGCTGAACGGCGTCGATGTCGTGCTGGTCGAGCGCGGCGACTTCATGAGCGGTGCGAGCTCCGCGCCCTCGCGGATGATCCATGGCGGCCTGCGCTATATGGAGAACGGCGAGTTCGCGCTGGTGAGAGAATCGCTGCGCGAGCGCAATCTGCTGCTGGCAAACGCCCCCCATCTCGTCAGCCCGCTGCCGACGCTGATCCCGGTGGTCGACCGCTTCTCCGGCTTGGTCGGCGCCGTGCGTCGCTTCCTCGGCGGAAAGGAGACGGCTGGCGCCCGTGGCGCACTGATCATCAAGCTCGGTCTCTGCCTCTACGATCTCTACGCCGGGCGGGCTAGCGGCGTGCCGCGCCACAGCTTCTTCGGCGGCCGCGAGACGCGGCGGCGCTGGCCGGCACTGCGCTCGGACATCGTCGGCAGCGCGCTCTATTACGATGCCAGGATCAGCCATCCCGAGCGGCTCGGCGTCGAGCTCATCCTCAACAGCGAGCAGGGCTCGCCCAAGGCGCTGGCGCTCAACCATCTCGGTCTCGTCGGGCTGGAGCCGGGCGGCGCCGTGCTCGAGGATAGCCTGACCGGCGAGCGCTTCACCCTCGACGCCGAGATCATCGTCAACGCCACCGGCGCCTGGATCGACCTGACCAACCAGGAGCTGGCCGGCAAGGCGCCGCGCCTGATCGGCGGCACCAAGGGCTCGCATCTCGTCATTGCCAACCGCAAGCTCTATGAGGCGATCGGCGAGACGATGATCTACTTCGCCAATCGCGAAGGCCGCGTCTGCATCCTGTTCCGGCATCTCGGCCAGGTGCTGGCGGGCTCGACCGATATCAGCGTCGAGACGCCGGACGGGGTGCGCTGCGAGCCTGACGAAGCGGCCTATATCCTGGCCTCGATCGCCGAGGTCTTCCCGGACATCCCGATCGCGCCGGACGAGCTGATCTATCGCTTCTCCGGCGTGCGGCCGCTGCCGCGCAGCGACCATAGCCTCACCGCCAGCATCTCGCGCGACCATAGCTGCGAATGGCTCGACCCAGCTGCGAGCGCAGCCCAGCCGGTGCTCAATCTCGTCGGCGGAAAATGGACGACTTTTCGCGCCTTCGGTGCCGCCGCTGCCGACATGGTCCTGACCAAACTGGGCCTTCCGCGCCGAATGGCGACCGAGCACAGCGCCATCGGCGGTGGTCGCGACTACCCCGCATCTGAGCGGCGGCAGGCCTGGATCGAGGGGCTCGCCGAGGCGACAGGGCGGGCGCGAGAGACGGCGGAGCGCCTGCTGGCGCGCTACGGCACAAGAGCGGTCGAGTACGCACACACGCTTGCCGGAGGCGGCGACGAGGCTCTGCTCTCGCTGCCAGCCTATGGCCGCGGCGAGATCGCCTGGATCATCGAGGAGGAGCATCCGGAGACGCTGGCCGACCTCGTCCTGCGCCGCCTGACCATCGCCTTCACCGGCGAGCTCTCGCATGCCGCAGTGCTCGAATTGTCGAAGGTGATGGCCGCGGCCCGCAATTGGGACGAGCGCCGGCGCGCAGCCGAATGCGCCGCCCTCTTCGCCGAACTCAACACCAACCACGGCGTCAGCGAAGCGATGCTTCGCCGGCGCGATACCGACCAAGGGAACAGCGATGTACGATTCGAAGAAGGCCCGCATGAACCGGCTGTTCCACAACGGCAGATGTCTTGA